The stretch of DNA GGAGAAAGCAATTTGCTTGAAAAAACAGCTGCCGAAGTGCAACGGGAAAACATTGCTATACAATTAAAAGCATTGGCAAACGAAATTGAGTTGGCAAAAATACAGTTTCAACTGATGCTGAATGCTGACACCCGCTATGAACCATCGGCTTCTGACATCATTGTTCAGGATGTGCTTTTTGATACAAATACGGATATAGCACAGCATCCGGTCTTGCAATTGTCTGCACAGGAAATCGAAAAAGCAAAAGCATCGGTTCGCTTGGAAAAATCGAGGCTGTTGCCTAATCTGTCCATTGGTTATTTCAACCAGAGCTTTAAGGACTTGAACAACAATCGCTTTAATTCCTTTCAGGTGGGTGTAGGCATACCTATTTTCTTCAAATCACAGAAATCACAAATCAAAGCAGAGGAACAGCGTATTCTCTTTACGGAAAACGAATTCGCTTTGCGTAAAGCGGAATGGGAAAGCGGTTATGAAGCGGCATTGCAGCAGTACCGGACACAGCTTAACATCGTCGGGACGTATAAGAAAAAACAATTGCCGGCAGCCGAGCAGATTTTCAAAACGGCAGAAGAACAATTTGCCAATGGCGAAATCAATTACTTGGACTGGGTGATGCTTAATAATCAGGCGATACAGATACAGCTTGATTATTACGATGCCGTGATGCAGCTCAATTTCCAAATCATCAATCTTCAATATCTCATTTCAAAATAAATTATTCAAATGAAAAATATAGTCGGAATTTTCGTTTTGCTCCTGTTATGGAGTTGCGGAAATAAGGAAAATACAACAGAAGAAAACACTACGGAAGCTACCGAAAATGTGTTGAAACTATCGGACGAACAGCTAAAAGCATTCTCGCTGACGACCGTTGAATTACAAGAAAGAACCGTTACCAAAACGCTGAAACTGAACGGGACGGTGGACGTACCGCCACAAAACCTCGTGTCGGTGAGCAGTGCGTTGGGCGGATATGTAAAATCCACCAAATTGCTACCCGGAATGCACTTCCGAAAAGGTGAAGTGATCGCTGTAATGGAAGACAACCAGTTCATCCAACTGCAACAGGATTACCTGACGGCAAAGGCTCAATTGCAAAATGCAGAAGCCGAATACCACCGCCAGAAGCAATTGAACCAGAGTAAAGCAAGCAGTGATAAAGTGTATTTGCAGGCAAAAGCCAATTATGAAACGCTACTCATCAGCCAAAAGGCACTGGAAGAAAAACTGTGGTTAATCCATATCAATCCCTTCAATGTTTCGGTGAACAACATCAAACGTACTGCATCTGTGTATGCACCTTTTGACGGTTTCGTTTCGCAGGTTTTTGTGAATATAGGCAAATACGTTTCTCCATCGGAT from Faecalibacter sp. LW9 encodes:
- a CDS encoding efflux RND transporter periplasmic adaptor subunit, which codes for MKNIVGIFVLLLLWSCGNKENTTEENTTEATENVLKLSDEQLKAFSLTTVELQERTVTKTLKLNGTVDVPPQNLVSVSSALGGYVKSTKLLPGMHFRKGEVIAVMEDNQFIQLQQDYLTAKAQLQNAEAEYHRQKQLNQSKASSDKVYLQAKANYETLLISQKALEEKLWLIHINPFNVSVNNIKRTASVYAPFDGFVSQVFVNIGKYVSPSDVLFELVNPKDLHLNLKVFEKDWDKISIGQSLTAYTNSNPEKKYGGEIILIGKNISQDRAVEVHAHFTENNAKLIPGLYMNAEVPIPEIKALALPEESVVTFEGKHYVFEVLEKNSFRMTAVEIGSSGDGWIEIVNGNHLSGKKIAQKGAYTLLMSLKNKAED